The following coding sequences are from one Pongo abelii isolate AG06213 chromosome 3, NHGRI_mPonAbe1-v2.0_pri, whole genome shotgun sequence window:
- the ERVMER34-1 gene encoding endogenous retroviral envelope protein HEMO isoform X1, producing the protein MGSLSNYALLQLTFTAFLTILVQPQHLLAPVFRTLSILTNQSNCWLCEHLDNAEQPELVFVPSSASTWWTYSGQWMYERVWYPQAEVPNPSTSSYGKVTRHWEASMEAQGLSFAQVRLLEGNFSLCVENKNGTGPFLGNIPKQYCNQILWFDSTDGTFMPSIDVTNESRNDYDDTSVCLGTRQCSWFAGCTNRTWNSSAVPLIGLPNTQDYKWVDRNSGLTWSGNDTCLYSCQNQTKGLLYQLFRNLFCSYGLTEAHGKWRCADANITNDKGHDGHQTPTWWLTGSNLTLSVNNSGLFFLCGNGVYKGFPPKWSGRCGLGYLVPSLTRYLTLNASQITNLRSFIHKVTPHRCTQRDTDDPPLYCNPKDNSTIRALFPSLGTYDLEKAILNISKAMEQEFSATKQTLEAHQSKVSSLASASQKDHVLDIPTTQRQTACGTVGKQCCLYINYSEEIKSNIQRLHEASENLKNIPLLDWEGIFAKVGDWFRSWGYVLLIVLFCLFIFVLIYVRVFRKSRRSLNSQPLNPALSPQQSAQLLVSETSCQVSNRAMKGLTTHQYDTSLL; encoded by the coding sequence ATGGGCTCCCTTTCAAACTATGCCCTGCTTCAACTAACCTTTACTGCTTTTTTGACAATTCTAGTACAACCTCAACACCTGCTTGCTCCAGTTTTCCGGACACTATCTATCTTGACTAATCAGTCTAATTGCTGGTTATGTGAACATCTAGATAATGCAGAACAACCCGAACTAGTTTTTGTTCCTTCCAGTGCAAGCACCTGGTGGACCTATTCTGGACAATGGATGTATGAAAGGGTGTGGTATCCACAAGCAGAAGTACCGAATCCCTCTACTTCCTCCTATGGTAAAGTGACTCGGCACTGGGAAGCCTCCATGGAAGCTCAAGGTCTATCCTTTGCTCAAGTAAGGTTATTGGAGGGAAATTTTTCTCTTTgcgtagaaaataaaaatggcactGGACCCTTCCTAGGTAATATACCTAAACAATACTGTAATCAAATACTATGGTTTGATTCTACAGATGGCACCTTCATGCCCTCTATAGATGTTACAAATGAATCCAGGAATGATTATGATGATACAAGTGTTTGCCTAGGCACTAGACAATGTTCCTGGTTTGCAGGTTGCACAAACCGGACCTGGAACAGCTCAGCTGTTCCCTTGATTGGTCTGCCCAATACCCAAGACTACAAATGGGTAGATCGAAATTCTGGATTGACCTGGTCAGGTAATGACACCTGTCTCTATAGCtgccaaaaccaaaccaaaggcCTTCTGTACCAGCTGTTTCGCAACCTATTTTGCTCTTATGGCCTGACAGAGGCACATGGGAAATGGAGATGTGCAGATGCCAACATAACTAATGACAAAGGTCATGATGGACACCAGACCCCCACCTGGTGGCTCACAGGTTCCAATCTGACCTTGTCTGTGAACAactctggcctcttttttttgtgCGGCAATGGGGTGTACAAAGGGTTTCCACCTAAATGGTCTGGGCGATGTGGACTTGGGTATCTTGTACCTTCCCTCACCAGATACCTCACCTTAAATGCTAGCCAAATTACAAACCTGAGATCCTTCATTCATAAAGTAACACCACATAGATGCACCCAACGAGACACAGACGATCCACCTCTGTATTGCAACCCCAaagacaattcaacaataagGGCCCTTTTTCCAAGTTTGGGAACTTATGATTTAGAAAAGGCAATTCTAAACATTTCCAAAGCAATGGAACAGGAATTCAGTGCCACTAAGCAGACCTTGGAAGCACACCAATCAAAAGTTAGCAGTTTAGCCTCTGCATCCCAAAAGGATCATGTCTTGGATATACCGACCACCCAACGACAAACGGCTTGTGGAACTGTTGGCAAACAGTGTTGCCTCTATATAAATTATTCAGAAGAAATAAAGTCTAATATACAGCGTCTCCACGAAGCATCCGAGAACCTGAAGAATATACCGTTACTTGATTGGGAAGGCATATTTGCAAAAGTGGGAGACTGGTTCAGATCATGGGGCTATGTGCTTTTAATTGTTCTTTTCtgcttattcatctttgttttaatcTATGTTCGTGTCTTTCGCAAATCTCGCAGATCCCTTAACTCCCAACCTCTGAACCCAGCCTTATCTCCACAGCAATCAGCACAGCTCCTTGTCAGTGAAACTTCATGTCAAGTTTCAAATAGGGCAATGAAAGGACTAACAACCCATCAATATGACACAAGTCTACTTTGA
- the ERVMER34-1 gene encoding endogenous retroviral envelope protein HEMO isoform X2: MYERVWYPQAEVPNPSTSSYGKVTRHWEASMEAQGLSFAQVRLLEGNFSLCVENKNGTGPFLGNIPKQYCNQILWFDSTDGTFMPSIDVTNESRNDYDDTSVCLGTRQCSWFAGCTNRTWNSSAVPLIGLPNTQDYKWVDRNSGLTWSGNDTCLYSCQNQTKGLLYQLFRNLFCSYGLTEAHGKWRCADANITNDKGHDGHQTPTWWLTGSNLTLSVNNSGLFFLCGNGVYKGFPPKWSGRCGLGYLVPSLTRYLTLNASQITNLRSFIHKVTPHRCTQRDTDDPPLYCNPKDNSTIRALFPSLGTYDLEKAILNISKAMEQEFSATKQTLEAHQSKVSSLASASQKDHVLDIPTTQRQTACGTVGKQCCLYINYSEEIKSNIQRLHEASENLKNIPLLDWEGIFAKVGDWFRSWGYVLLIVLFCLFIFVLIYVRVFRKSRRSLNSQPLNPALSPQQSAQLLVSETSCQVSNRAMKGLTTHQYDTSLL, encoded by the coding sequence ATGTATGAAAGGGTGTGGTATCCACAAGCAGAAGTACCGAATCCCTCTACTTCCTCCTATGGTAAAGTGACTCGGCACTGGGAAGCCTCCATGGAAGCTCAAGGTCTATCCTTTGCTCAAGTAAGGTTATTGGAGGGAAATTTTTCTCTTTgcgtagaaaataaaaatggcactGGACCCTTCCTAGGTAATATACCTAAACAATACTGTAATCAAATACTATGGTTTGATTCTACAGATGGCACCTTCATGCCCTCTATAGATGTTACAAATGAATCCAGGAATGATTATGATGATACAAGTGTTTGCCTAGGCACTAGACAATGTTCCTGGTTTGCAGGTTGCACAAACCGGACCTGGAACAGCTCAGCTGTTCCCTTGATTGGTCTGCCCAATACCCAAGACTACAAATGGGTAGATCGAAATTCTGGATTGACCTGGTCAGGTAATGACACCTGTCTCTATAGCtgccaaaaccaaaccaaaggcCTTCTGTACCAGCTGTTTCGCAACCTATTTTGCTCTTATGGCCTGACAGAGGCACATGGGAAATGGAGATGTGCAGATGCCAACATAACTAATGACAAAGGTCATGATGGACACCAGACCCCCACCTGGTGGCTCACAGGTTCCAATCTGACCTTGTCTGTGAACAactctggcctcttttttttgtgCGGCAATGGGGTGTACAAAGGGTTTCCACCTAAATGGTCTGGGCGATGTGGACTTGGGTATCTTGTACCTTCCCTCACCAGATACCTCACCTTAAATGCTAGCCAAATTACAAACCTGAGATCCTTCATTCATAAAGTAACACCACATAGATGCACCCAACGAGACACAGACGATCCACCTCTGTATTGCAACCCCAaagacaattcaacaataagGGCCCTTTTTCCAAGTTTGGGAACTTATGATTTAGAAAAGGCAATTCTAAACATTTCCAAAGCAATGGAACAGGAATTCAGTGCCACTAAGCAGACCTTGGAAGCACACCAATCAAAAGTTAGCAGTTTAGCCTCTGCATCCCAAAAGGATCATGTCTTGGATATACCGACCACCCAACGACAAACGGCTTGTGGAACTGTTGGCAAACAGTGTTGCCTCTATATAAATTATTCAGAAGAAATAAAGTCTAATATACAGCGTCTCCACGAAGCATCCGAGAACCTGAAGAATATACCGTTACTTGATTGGGAAGGCATATTTGCAAAAGTGGGAGACTGGTTCAGATCATGGGGCTATGTGCTTTTAATTGTTCTTTTCtgcttattcatctttgttttaatcTATGTTCGTGTCTTTCGCAAATCTCGCAGATCCCTTAACTCCCAACCTCTGAACCCAGCCTTATCTCCACAGCAATCAGCACAGCTCCTTGTCAGTGAAACTTCATGTCAAGTTTCAAATAGGGCAATGAAAGGACTAACAACCCATCAATATGACACAAGTCTACTTTGA